In the genome of Synechococcus sp. CB0101, the window CCAGTTGTCGCTGCCTCAACTGGAGGCCTTGGCCGAGGCGCTGCTCGATTTCACGGGAATGGCTGATCTCAAGGCTTGGCTGGCAGCGCCTCATCCCTGAGATCCGGCCCCGGGTCGTGTCACACCCTCAGAGCCCCAGCGGCTTGGCCTGGCTCCAGAAGCTGCTCTTGCGAGCATGTTGGCTGCGGATGGTGGCCATGTAGGCGTCGTGGGGCTGGATGGCGCCCCAGTCACTGATGCGCTGGCTGAGCAGCTGGCAGGTGTGCAGATGGTTGGCGGCGTGGCTGTATCGGCTGCTGCGGGCGTGGGTGAGGGTGAAATCCACCATGCAGCGCAAGGCGAGGGTGGCGGCCAGGGGATGGTCGGCGCTCAGCTTCTCCGCTGCGGGACCAAACACGGTGTACTGATCGCCATCCAGGCTGTCGCGGCGCTGCACGATCAGTTCGGCGGCCCGGCCGAGGGCTGACGGCCAGTTGAGCAGAAAGCAGAGCGCTTGCAGGTGTTGGGGGTGCTTGGCGGCCAGGTCGATCGCCTGCTGTTCAGCCTCCACATCCTCGAAAGCGGGCAGCTGTTGCAGGTAAGCCCTGAGGTACTCCTCGTTGAGTGAGCGCTCAAAGCACTGCCAGCGTGCGGCCTGGGCATCGGCGCTGCGACCCAGGGCTTCCAGGGTGGCGATGTGGGCGTCCTCCCAGTCGAACACCGGCCAGCCGCTGCGATGGGCTGGGCCGAATTCCAGGGCCTGCAGGGCATCCGCCGGCCGATCGGCCTTGAGCAGGCGCTGGGCGATCCCGGCGGCGATGCGCGGGGCGCGCCGCTGTTCCTCGCTGAATTGGCTGATGTAGCCATCCACATCACCCATGGCCTGGGCCACGGCCTGCAGGCCGTCCTTCACGGCCCACTGGCGCGCCTGTTCGGCATATTGATGGGCGTAGCCCGTGCCGCCACTGCCCCACGACACCGCTTTCCACTCCGCTTCCGGAGGGACGGGCACCGGCTCCTGGGCCAGCTGCTCGAACCGTTGCTTGAGGGCCTGCAGCCCTTGGGGGCCCAGCGCCTCGGTGAGGCTGGCGATCAGTGGGTCGTAGATGCCATAGCCGTTGTCGCAGAAGGCGTTGAACACCTGTTCGGCCAGCGTTTCTGGATCGGGTTCGGCGGCCAGAGCCAGGGGGCCGAGTTGCCGGCAAGCGCTGCGGAACAGATCCGACAGCACCCCACTGCGGTCGATGCACCGCGCGAACACGCTGTCGCTCAGATCGAGAAACTCCCACAGCAGTGTCAAGGCCGCCGCTGGCTCCGCTGCGGCAATCGGACCGGTGATGGCGTCGCGTTGTTGGTCGAGATCTTTGGCCAGGGCTCTGATCTGGGGCCCTTTGAGGAAGGTGCTGCCGCGGCGGATCGTGCCCAGGCGTTCGCGCACCAGGGATGCCGCATCGGTGGGACTGGCGCCGGTGGCCACCGCCAGCCGCAGTTGGCGTTTGAGCGCTGGATCGGCATTGGCCAGGTCGAGCAGCAGATCGGCGAGCCGTTCCGGCCCCAGGGCGATCAGCGTCTGGCGATCCAGGGCAGCGCGGCGGGCCATGGCGTGAGGTGTCCGCTGTTTGCGGCCGAGGTTGGCACCGGAAGGCCGGAAAACGGTTTCTGGTGGTCAGGCTCCACAGTGATGTACGTCTGGGGAGAAACGATGCCTGAACCGAACACTGAGATCCCTCTCGACGCTACCGAGCAGCAATTGCTCGAAGATGTCGAACTAGGCGCCCTGCAGAGCGTTGCAACAGCTGCGCTGTTGGAGGACCTTCGCGAGTCCGCCAGGGCCACGGGTCAGAAAGATCAGCGCATCAATAGTCGCCTCTCCATCCGTGATCTGTAGGCCATCCCTCTGATGTCTGCCTCGGCACGCGTCAGCGGTTTCCGGTGGCCTGCGGCCGATCGGCCGCGAGAGGCGGCTCCAACCGCTCCGACAGCCAAACCTTGATGATCGACTGGCGCGTCACGCCGAGGCGCGACGCTTCCCGATCCAGTTGTTCGACCATCCAGAGCGGAAAGTCGACATTGACGCGCTTCTGCTGCAGACGGGGCCGCCGGGCGGAGGCGAGATCCAGCGAGTTCAGCACGGAATCGCCCTGATCGAAGGATTGATCAAACTCAGAGCTGTTCATAGAGCTGAATCTCCTCAGGGCGTGATCGACGGACGGAGATGAGTCGGATGGCTTGGCCGCGCAGGGTGATCACCGCTGACCAGTGTTTGCGCTGAATGCGACCGATGACGAGCCATCGCGGCTCATCCAGCGTGCGCGCGGCGATCTCCAGCAAAGCGGGGTCTTCCCAGAGCGCCTGCGCGGCAACGAAGTCAATGCCGTGCTTCTCCTGGTTGGACTGGCTTTTGCTCGGGTCGAACTCAAACTCCATAGAGTTCTGAATCTATACCTTTTTGGGCAGTTGAAGCTCCACCGGTGCCGTTCCACGACCATCAGGGCATCACGGCCATGGGGCTCAGCGTTCTGCACAAATACGTGAGCGGGACCTTGCAGGACCGCGTCGCCTTGCACTGACGCTGCGGGGCGGCCGCGGGGAACGCTCAGGGCAGTGCCGTTTGCGCTGCCATGCCTGCCGTTGTTGATCAGAAGCTCACCGAATCGTTGATCGCCCTGCTCGAGCAGGGAACAACCCCCTGGCGGCGCGAGTGGGACGCGGTGGGTGGTGGTCATCACGTGAACCTGATCAGTGGCCGCCGCTACCGCGGCTCCAATCCGGTGTTGCTCACCCTTGGGATGCACCTGCGTGGTTCGGCCCTGCCTTATTGGTGCGGTTTCGGGGAGGCGAAGTCGCGCGGACTCTCGCCGCGCAAAGGCAGTAAGGCGGTGTATGTGTTGCGGCCTCAGGTGCATGTGAGCCCGGCCGATCCAGAGGCGTCCGCAGCGGTGGAGGCCTCTGGATCGGCCGCCATGCCCCGCAGCTGGGTGAGCTACCGGCCGGTGCCCGTGTTCAACGCGGCGGATCTGGTGGGTGAGGCGCTCGCAGGGCTGATCCAGACGCGCCGTGAGGCGGATGGGGTGGTGCGGCGACCGGTGCCCGAGCGGCTGGCGGCTGCGGAATCTGTGCTCTCCAGCTGGCCGGTTGAGGCGGTGCATGGCGGCGGTCAGGCCTGCTATCGGCCTGCGGCTGATTGCATTCACTTGCCTGAGCGGGCGGTGTTTCACTCCCCGGCTGCGCTTTATGCCACCTGGGGGCACGAGGCGGTGCATTCCACGGGGCATCCCGCCCGCCTGGCGCGTGATCTCTCCGGGACGGTGGGCAGCCGTGCCTACGCCCGTGAGGAGCTGGTGGCGGAACTGGGCGCGGTGTTGCTGGGGGAACGACTCGAGATCGGCAGTGATGTGGCCAATCACGCCGCCTATCTCGCTAGTTGGATCGCGTTGTTGCGCGAATCACCGCGGATGTTGGTGGAGGTGCTTGGCGATGCGCGTCGGGCGGTGGATCTGATCTGCCCGGACGAGGTGGTCGTTGATTTGCCGGATTAACACTGAGGCTCGGGCTCGTATAAGTAGCGCTGAAACCCTGCGAACAATTTCCCGATTTCCTCTGGTTGTCCCAGATCCGAAATGGCATCGGCGATGGAGTTCTGGTAGCGGAG includes:
- a CDS encoding ArdC family protein, with translation MPAVVDQKLTESLIALLEQGTTPWRREWDAVGGGHHVNLISGRRYRGSNPVLLTLGMHLRGSALPYWCGFGEAKSRGLSPRKGSKAVYVLRPQVHVSPADPEASAAVEASGSAAMPRSWVSYRPVPVFNAADLVGEALAGLIQTRREADGVVRRPVPERLAAAESVLSSWPVEAVHGGGQACYRPAADCIHLPERAVFHSPAALYATWGHEAVHSTGHPARLARDLSGTVGSRAYAREELVAELGAVLLGERLEIGSDVANHAAYLASWIALLRESPRMLVEVLGDARRAVDLICPDEVVVDLPD
- a CDS encoding DUF6880 family protein, with product MARRAALDRQTLIALGPERLADLLLDLANADPALKRQLRLAVATGASPTDAASLVRERLGTIRRGSTFLKGPQIRALAKDLDQQRDAITGPIAAAEPAAALTLLWEFLDLSDSVFARCIDRSGVLSDLFRSACRQLGPLALAAEPDPETLAEQVFNAFCDNGYGIYDPLIASLTEALGPQGLQALKQRFEQLAQEPVPVPPEAEWKAVSWGSGGTGYAHQYAEQARQWAVKDGLQAVAQAMGDVDGYISQFSEEQRRAPRIAAGIAQRLLKADRPADALQALEFGPAHRSGWPVFDWEDAHIATLEALGRSADAQAARWQCFERSLNEEYLRAYLQQLPAFEDVEAEQQAIDLAAKHPQHLQALCFLLNWPSALGRAAELIVQRRDSLDGDQYTVFGPAAEKLSADHPLAATLALRCMVDFTLTHARSSRYSHAANHLHTCQLLSQRISDWGAIQPHDAYMATIRSQHARKSSFWSQAKPLGL
- the brnA gene encoding type II toxin-antitoxin system BrnA family antitoxin, encoding MNSSEFDQSFDQGDSVLNSLDLASARRPRLQQKRVNVDFPLWMVEQLDREASRLGVTRQSIIKVWLSERLEPPLAADRPQATGNR
- a CDS encoding BrnT family toxin, which gives rise to MEFEFDPSKSQSNQEKHGIDFVAAQALWEDPALLEIAARTLDEPRWLVIGRIQRKHWSAVITLRGQAIRLISVRRSRPEEIQLYEQL